Within the Corynebacterium tuberculostearicum genome, the region CGCCCGTTTTCGATAGTTCCGGGACATTCCTCGCAGTGTTGTCGATTTCCGGATCTGTCGAGCGCTTCCAACCTTCCCCAGCCCAGAAATACGCCAACATTCTCACTTCCGCCGCACGCGAATTGAGCAATCTCCTTTAAGGTCCTCCCCAGCTTTACGACGCCCGCCTCCACCTAGCCCCAAGGAGGCGGGCCCTTTTTATTTCCCAAACCGGAAAAATTAGAGAAACGCGCCCACACCTATTGAAACCGAAATGAAAATACGGTTTAATGAAAACACACTGAAAACAACGGGGCTTCCCCCACCAGAGAGGATCAGGCATCATGACCCACACCACCCACGAAGACCATACCCACACCCACGGCGCTGACTGCGGCCACGTTTCCTTCCCGCACGGTGACCACACTGACTACCTCCACGAGGGCCACATTCACCGTGAGCATGATGGCCACTGGGATGAGTGCGAGACCACCGAGCACGTTGAAGCCGAGGCGCACGGTGACCACACCCATGGTGAAGGCTGCGGCCACGTAGCTATCCCGCACGGCGACCATGTGGACTATCTGCACGATGGCCACCGCCACGCCGCACACGGCGATCACTACGACGAGCACTAATCGCCTGTCGGGGCTTAGCCCCTTATCGCGCCGCCCTGGCCCCTGACGTTATGGGTCACGGCGGCCTTTTCTATGTCTGTTCTTTCGCTTTAGAACGCCCTGAAATTCACACCAGAAACATATCTGCGAGCTCGACAGGACGCACTCTCTCATTTCTGTTAAAACTGACAGTCAGACTATTAGTTCTTTCCGGTTGGGTGCTACGGTTCTTCGAGTGATTACTAGTTGGAAGATATTTCTCCAAGATTTCGTCCGCTTGTGGCGGACCCCGCAGGTCTGGGTGATCCTTATAGGTTTGATGATCACCCCAGCCCTGTATTCCTGGGTAAACGTCTCCGGTTTCTGGGACCCGTACGGAAACACAGAACACCTCAAGGTCGCCGTAGTTAATGAGGACAAAGGCGCATCCTCGGAGATGACTGGCCACTTAGATGTCGGCGGGCAGATGATTGACAAGCTGCATGACAATGACAAGCTGGGCTGGCAGTTCATGGACCGCCAGGAAGCCGAAGACGCCGTTAAGAAGGGTGACGTCTTCGCCTCGGTGATCGTCCCCGAGGACTTCTCAGCCGATTTCGTTAGCCTTTTTAAAGGTACCTATTCTCAGCCCACGCTGGAATATCACGTCAATGAAAAGCTGAACGCCATTGCACCGAAGATTACTGATACTGGCGCTTCGACCCTAGACACCACCATTAGCTCTACCTTTAAAGACCAGGTAGCGGATTCGGTGGCCACTGAGCTAAAGAACTCCGGTGGCGATTTGAGCCAGAAGATTAACAGTACTGCAAACAAGACCGCGGATTCTTTTTCAGATACTGCAGATACGGTAGCTAACTCCCGCAGCCAGCTTGCTGACGTGCATTCCACCATCGAGAAAGCGCGCCCAACTATCGCGCAAGCCCGTGAGTCTTTGGGCACGGTGCAAAAGACCATCGATGATGCCCAGACCGCCCTGGATCAACTTAACTCCATTACTGCGGAGGTCCAGCGGGAAGTTACTTCTTTCTCCGATGATGCCACCGCCGCCTATGTAGAAGGCACGACCGCGATGGCAGATGGAACCGCCTCCGCCAATGCCACCGTAGGCTCGGTCTCTGGCAAACTACGCGGCGCACTCAATCGCGTCGGTGCCGCCTCTGCGGGCGCGTCAGGAATCGTCGGTGAAGCTGACCGGGCTATCGATCAGCTTGAAAAGCTTGCGTCTTCACCGGCCCTGCCCCCGCAGGTTTCCCAACAGATTAAGGATCAGGTAGGAGACCTCCGCGAACGCAATGACCAGAATAAGGCCGTTCTCGGTGACTTAGATACTCTCAACGGCGATACGAACGACACCATCGATTCGCTCAATAAGACCACGGGCATGTTGGAAAAGATGGCCGCCCAAACGCGCGATGATTCCCACGCGCTGCGCGATAATGTGGCCGAAGGCCTACCCAAGCTCAATGCTGCGCTTTCCGCCGTCACCGCTACCACCGGCAAACTTTCCGCCTCACTCGAAAGCCAGCAGGCACTGGTAGGGCAAACCGATGGGCTCTTGGGCGGCGTCGACGAGCAGCTAAGCCAGGCCCAGCAAGTAGTTGAGCGCTTTTCTGTGGACCTCGACGGTATTGAGGAGGGGCTTCGCGCCTCCCGCAGCGATGTGATTGCGCTGAGCAATACCGCCAATAACAATTCCATCCTGCAGTCTGTGAAGGGCCTGAACACCGATGAGGTGTCTTCCTTCCTTGCCTCCCCTGCAGAGATGGAAAGCCACGCCGTATTCCCTGTAAAGCACTACGGTTCCGGCATGTCCTCGCTCTTTATTAACCTCACGCTGTGGATCGGCGCATTCATGCTGCTCATCATCTTTCGCGCTGAGGTAGACCCGCTGGGCTGCAAGAACCTCACCATTACCAAGGCTTACCTTGCCCGCTTCCTTTTGCTTTCCTTCTTTGCCATCGCACAGGCACTCATCGTGTCCATCGGCAACCTGGCCATTGGAGTTGAACATGTCAATGCATTGGCCTACGTCGCTACCGCAGTCATCGTAGGCCTGTGCTACCTGAGCATTATCTATAGCTTGGTTTCTACGTTAGGGCACGTAGGCCGTGGCATCGCGGTGGTCTGCGCCTTCATCCAGATTCCGGGCGCATCCGGCACCTACCCCATTGAAATGACGCCGGACTTCTTCCGCGCCGTACACCCATTCCTGCCCTTTACCTATGGCATCGGTGCCATGCGCGAGACCGTTGGTGGTTTCTACGGCAACCACTATGCACGCAACCTTGCCGCGCTCATCGGCATGGCCGCGATCGCTTACCTCATCGGTACTGTGCTGCGCCGCGGCCTGTCCAACGTCAACATGCTGGTCAACGACGAACTGTATAAGGGCGGTTTGGTTATCAATGAGCAGGTCCATCTGGTCGGCAGCCGGTACCGCTTTACCGACCTCCTCCATGCCTTGAATGACCGCGAGGCGTATCAACAAAGCTTGGAGGATAAATGGAGCATGGCGCGCAGGAATTACTCCCAGCTGATGAAGATTACCGTCGCGGTAGGCCTAGCGTTAGTCGTAGCTTTGGGCATCTACTCACGCATTAACCCTGAAGAAAAGGCCATCATCTTCGGCCTGGCCTGCCTGGTCACGCTCATTGCGGTGGGGGTTATCTGCTCCCTTGAGTACGTCAAGCAGAGCATCGCGCACGATAACCGCCTGGTGGATCTCAGCGATGAGGAAATCCAGGAGCACCTCGAGCACCGACAGGAACACCCAAACCGCTACCTCCTAGAGGACTTAGACGAAGAATCCACACCTTCTAATACCAGCGAGACCAAGGAAATGCCCGCCGTTGATGGTGATGCCTCCGGAAAGGGAGGCGAGTAAGTCATGAAAAACATTCTGACCATCCTCCGCGATGACCTCCACGCCATTCGCACCAATGTAATGACCGCGCTCACCATTTTTGGCCTTGCCATCATCCCGTTGCTTTTCACTTCCTTCAACGTGCTGGCTAGCTGGGATCCTTTTGCTAATACCAACCAGCTCAAGATTGCTGTGGCTAGCGAGGATGAAGGCCACGAAAGCGACCTAGCCTCCATGAAGCTTAATCTGGGCGATAAGGTGCTCTCGCAGCTCAGCCGCAATGACGATATCGATTGGGTCATTACTGATAGCGCCGATGCAGTCGAAGGAACAAAGTCCGGCGAATACTATGCCGGCATTGTCCTTCCCAAAGACTTCAGCACGGACCTTCTCACGTTCTATGTAGAAGGAACCGAACCAAGCAAGCTCAACCTCTATACAAATGAGAAGAAGAATGCGCTGTCTACCACCATCACGCAAAAGAGTGCGGACGGCGTCATCCAGAAAATCGACGAGTCCTTCACCCGTGTGGTAGCCAATGTCGGCCTTGGCGTCGTCTCGAATTTTGATAAATACCTCAATGAGGACGATACCCAGACTGCACTCAATAACCTGCACAATCGCGTCAATAACGTCAGCACTCGCCTTGATGCTGCGGCTGGCACCGTAGGTGCGCTAAGCAATCTGGTCGACTCCACCCTGCCTCTTACGCAGGCTGCGGACAATATTCTCGCCGAGGCTGGACGCCAGGCTACGAAGACCAACAATGACCAAGGCGAAAACCCCATCGACGTTCTGCGCTCTACCCTCAATGACTCGGCTGGTTCGCTCGACGCTTCCTTGGCGGCTACGACGCAAAGCTACGATGCACTCTCTGCCCAGGTCGATGAGTTGCTCAATAATGCAAGCACCACCAGCGCACAAACGGCACAGACTTACCGCACCGCAGCTGAGCGTGTAGACGAGCAGACAAAGGCCTTTGAGGGAGTTCGCGCTTCCATCAAGGACCAAGCCGATAAGGTAGCTCTACCAGCTCCAGTCGCGGGTGGATATAAGGCGATGATGGGCCAGATTGATGCCTCCATTGCGCAGAGCAACGCGCTGCATGATTCGCTTGTATCTACCGCCGATGACCTTGAGCAAGGCCGTGGCACGTCCCAAGACTCCCGGCAGCGCACCAAGGATGCCATCGCTAATGCCAAGCAGGCTGCTGAAAAGGCACGCAATTCCTATAACGAGAACCTCAAACCGCAGCTAGATCAGCTCAACCAGAGCGTCTCGGTTGTCGCGGACGATATTGATGCTGTCAAGCAGGACATCGCAGGCATTCGCTCCTCGGTTTCCGAGAATGACGAGTCGCCAAAGCAAAGCCTGGCGCGCGCCCGCGATACCACTGCCGGCCTTGCCGGCACCCTGCGGGAGCAAAGCGGCCGTTTCGCGGACATGGGCCGCAAGATCGACGAGGTGCGCCGTGGCGGCGATTTGGCCAAGCTGGCGGATATCGTCGGCAACGATCCAGAACTGCTTGCCTCTCGCATCGCCGCTCCCGTGGCCGTAGACCGCCAGCCGGTCTACCCTGTCGCTGCCTTTGGCGTGGGTATGACGCCGTTCTACCTCACCTTGTCGCTATGGGTAGGTGCCCTTCTGGCATGCGTGTTGGTGCATACCAACGCCGAGCGTAAATACTTGCGCAAGGACGAGAACGGCAAATACGACGAGAGCGAATTCACCCGTGGCCAAGCGTTCTTCGGTCGCTTTGCCACACTCGGCCTGGTCGGCCTTGCGCAGGCCACCTTGGTGGTTCTCAGCCTCATCTTCTTCGTCCAAATCGAGCCTGCTCACCCATTCATGCTCATGTTTGCCGCATGGATAGTCTCACTGGTGTTTATGTTGATCATCTATGCGCTTGTCATCACACTCGATAGTGCCGGCAAGGCCTTAGCGGTGTTGTTGCTCGTGATACAAGTCTCTGGCTCCGGCGGCGCGTACCCGCTGCCTTTGCTGCCTGAATGGTTCCAGAACGTGAGCCCGTGGCTGCCAGCAACGTACGCCATTGATGCTTTCCGCAGCGCCATTGCGGGCACCTATCACGGCGATATTTGGCGCGAGTTGGGCATGCTACTTCTCTTTACCATCCCGGCACTCATCGTCGGCCTCATTCTCCGCCGCGCCATGGATGCCTACCACAAGCGCCTCAAGAA harbors:
- a CDS encoding YhgE/Pip domain-containing protein gives rise to the protein MITSWKIFLQDFVRLWRTPQVWVILIGLMITPALYSWVNVSGFWDPYGNTEHLKVAVVNEDKGASSEMTGHLDVGGQMIDKLHDNDKLGWQFMDRQEAEDAVKKGDVFASVIVPEDFSADFVSLFKGTYSQPTLEYHVNEKLNAIAPKITDTGASTLDTTISSTFKDQVADSVATELKNSGGDLSQKINSTANKTADSFSDTADTVANSRSQLADVHSTIEKARPTIAQARESLGTVQKTIDDAQTALDQLNSITAEVQREVTSFSDDATAAYVEGTTAMADGTASANATVGSVSGKLRGALNRVGAASAGASGIVGEADRAIDQLEKLASSPALPPQVSQQIKDQVGDLRERNDQNKAVLGDLDTLNGDTNDTIDSLNKTTGMLEKMAAQTRDDSHALRDNVAEGLPKLNAALSAVTATTGKLSASLESQQALVGQTDGLLGGVDEQLSQAQQVVERFSVDLDGIEEGLRASRSDVIALSNTANNNSILQSVKGLNTDEVSSFLASPAEMESHAVFPVKHYGSGMSSLFINLTLWIGAFMLLIIFRAEVDPLGCKNLTITKAYLARFLLLSFFAIAQALIVSIGNLAIGVEHVNALAYVATAVIVGLCYLSIIYSLVSTLGHVGRGIAVVCAFIQIPGASGTYPIEMTPDFFRAVHPFLPFTYGIGAMRETVGGFYGNHYARNLAALIGMAAIAYLIGTVLRRGLSNVNMLVNDELYKGGLVINEQVHLVGSRYRFTDLLHALNDREAYQQSLEDKWSMARRNYSQLMKITVAVGLALVVALGIYSRINPEEKAIIFGLACLVTLIAVGVICSLEYVKQSIAHDNRLVDLSDEEIQEHLEHRQEHPNRYLLEDLDEESTPSNTSETKEMPAVDGDASGKGGE
- a CDS encoding YhgE/Pip domain-containing protein; translation: MKNILTILRDDLHAIRTNVMTALTIFGLAIIPLLFTSFNVLASWDPFANTNQLKIAVASEDEGHESDLASMKLNLGDKVLSQLSRNDDIDWVITDSADAVEGTKSGEYYAGIVLPKDFSTDLLTFYVEGTEPSKLNLYTNEKKNALSTTITQKSADGVIQKIDESFTRVVANVGLGVVSNFDKYLNEDDTQTALNNLHNRVNNVSTRLDAAAGTVGALSNLVDSTLPLTQAADNILAEAGRQATKTNNDQGENPIDVLRSTLNDSAGSLDASLAATTQSYDALSAQVDELLNNASTTSAQTAQTYRTAAERVDEQTKAFEGVRASIKDQADKVALPAPVAGGYKAMMGQIDASIAQSNALHDSLVSTADDLEQGRGTSQDSRQRTKDAIANAKQAAEKARNSYNENLKPQLDQLNQSVSVVADDIDAVKQDIAGIRSSVSENDESPKQSLARARDTTAGLAGTLREQSGRFADMGRKIDEVRRGGDLAKLADIVGNDPELLASRIAAPVAVDRQPVYPVAAFGVGMTPFYLTLSLWVGALLACVLVHTNAERKYLRKDENGKYDESEFTRGQAFFGRFATLGLVGLAQATLVVLSLIFFVQIEPAHPFMLMFAAWIVSLVFMLIIYALVITLDSAGKALAVLLLVIQVSGSGGAYPLPLLPEWFQNVSPWLPATYAIDAFRSAIAGTYHGDIWRELGMLLLFTIPALIVGLILRRAMDAYHKRLKKAIKKTKVMA